Within the Flavobacterium sp. N502536 genome, the region TCGCAGATTTAATTGTTTTAGGAGGATCTGCTGCAATTGAAAAAGCAGCATCAAATGCTGGTTTATCGGTAGACGTTCCATTCGCACAGGGAAGAGGCGACGCTCTTTTAGAACAAACAGATGTACATTCGTTTGACGCGTTGGAGCCAAAAGCTGATGGATTTAGAAACTATAAAAGTGCCACAACATCTGCCATTACCGAAGAACTTTTAGTAGACAGAGCACAATTGTTAACGTTGTCAGTACCAGAAATGACGGTATTGATTGGAGGATTGAGAGTATTGAATGCCAATTATGACGGTTCAAAACATGGTGTACTCACAACAAAAGCCGAAACATTGAGTAATGATTTCTTTGTGAACTTGTTGGATTTGAGAACAACCTGGAAGGCCAGCGATGAAATCGGAGAAGTTTTTGAAGGACGCAACCGCGCTACGGGAGAAGTAAAATGGACAGCAACCCGTGCAGATCTTATATTTGGTTCCAATTCTGAACTTCGTGCCTTAGCGGAAGTTTATGCAGGTAATGATGCCAAAGAAAAATTTGTAAAAGATTTTGTCTCAGCATGGACCAAAGTAATGAATCTTGACCGATTTGATTTACGTTAATAAAAAGGTTCAGAGGCTCAGAGGTTCAAAGGAATAAAGTTTTTCCTCTAAATAAACAAACCCGACAGGTTTTAAAAACCTGTCGGGTTTACTTTTTAAAAATATACGTTCCAAACTCAGAACCTTTGAACCTTTGCTTCTTTGCCCCTCTGTTCCTAAGAAAAAACAATCGTTTTATTGCTGTAAACCATCGTTTTACGTTCGGCATGTAGTTTTATCGCTCTGGCTAAAACGATACGCTCTAAATCGCGTCCTTTCATGATAAAATCTTCAACGGAGTGAATGTGTGAAACTCTCGAAATATCCTGTTCGATGATTGGCCCTTCATCCAGTTCTGCTGTTACGTAATGACTGGTGGCTCCAATAATTTTAACACCGCGTTTAAAAGCCGAATGATAGGGTTTTGCACCCGGAAAGGCCGGTAAAAACGAATGATGAATATTAATGATCTTATTTTCGTAAAGTGAAATCAGTTTAGGCGTGATGATTTGCATATAACGCGCCAAAACAATAAAATTGATCTGATATCTTTTTAAAAGTTCAATTTGTTTTGCTTCCCCTTCTTCCTTAATGTCTTTTGTAAAAGGCACGCAGTGAAACGGAATATCAAATCGCTCTGCAATCGCTCGTAAATCGTTATGATTACTAATGATCAGAGGAATTTCTACATTTAATTCACCTGCGCTGTAGCGTCCAAGGATATCAAACAAACAATGATCGTATTTGGAAACAAAAAGCGCCATTTTAGGCTTTTGTTCCTGTTTGTACAAATCCCAGGACATATTAAAATCGGCCGCAATCGTTCTGCTAAAATCTTCTTTTATCGATTCGGGACTCACCTGATTGTTGGTAAGTTCACATTCTAATCGCATAAAAAACACATTTTGTTCTACATCAACATGCTGATCGATATAGATAATATTTCCTTCTACTTTAGCAATAAAAGTAGTCACTGCGGCAATGATTCCTTTTTGATCTTTACAGTGAATTAAAATGGTAATTTTTTGCATTTTGGCTCTTGGTTAATCGGTTAATTGTATTTGTTGAACCGTAAATTCGATTAAACAAATAAACAGTTTAATAATAAAAATTATTTTTTATCCTGCATGGCAAATACCTTTTTCAATAAAGGAGATGTTCTCGCATTGATATTGGTACGGATGTCTTTTTCTTCCACCGCAATCATTTTAAAAACACCTGCTAAAGCCTGATTTGTTGTATAATCCGTTAAATCAGGATTTACTTTTCGTACTAAAGGGATAGTATTGTATTTCTTGATGATGTTGGTCCAGACCACATCGGCACCTACTTTTTCAAAAGAGGTTTTGATTACCGGATTAAATTTTCCGTATAAAGCGGTCGTGGTACTGTTTTGTAAATAACTGGTTGCCGCATTTTCATTGCCAAGCAAAATGTTTTTAGCATCGGTAAAGGACATGTTTTTAACGGCGGAAACAAATATTGGAGTTGCTTCTTTAACGGCATCTTCGGCAGCACGG harbors:
- the purU gene encoding formyltetrahydrofolate deformylase; this encodes MQKITILIHCKDQKGIIAAVTTFIAKVEGNIIYIDQHVDVEQNVFFMRLECELTNNQVSPESIKEDFSRTIAADFNMSWDLYKQEQKPKMALFVSKYDHCLFDILGRYSAGELNVEIPLIISNHNDLRAIAERFDIPFHCVPFTKDIKEEGEAKQIELLKRYQINFIVLARYMQIITPKLISLYENKIINIHHSFLPAFPGAKPYHSAFKRGVKIIGATSHYVTAELDEGPIIEQDISRVSHIHSVEDFIMKGRDLERIVLARAIKLHAERKTMVYSNKTIVFS
- a CDS encoding DUF4197 domain-containing protein, producing the protein MKKILILSLALTFSFSSYAQVQKTLDQLSQLSSKIKGNSGVDIASGLKEALNKGITKQVSKLTAEDGFYKNEAVKILMPEELQRVDATLRKIGLSSLADEGIKVLNRAAEDAVKEATPIFVSAVKNMSFTDAKNILLGNENAATSYLQNSTTTALYGKFNPVIKTSFEKVGADVVWTNIIKKYNTIPLVRKVNPDLTDYTTNQALAGVFKMIAVEEKDIRTNINARTSPLLKKVFAMQDKK